In Streptomyces zhihengii, a single genomic region encodes these proteins:
- the tgmB gene encoding ATP-grasp ribosomal peptide maturase, with protein MASTVLVVTALEDVTADWVIAALNAREVPVVRVDPADIGPSLAFGARIGAGAPAWAGRLVTGSREVELGEVAAVYYRRPTPYAARFEHLPAQQRDFAAAEARHGLGGVLNHLHGAFYVNHPGTVTAADFKPAQLQTAAQLGLTIPPTLVTNDVKQARKFAADHARVIYKTFRGLPRDEDGHTGAIWAQRVDADTFDDSLAVTAHLFQAEIPKTCDVRVTVVGRRVFAQQIAAPDGALDWRRGDWDALLHAPIAVPTPIEAALHSYLSAFGLVFGCFDFALTGDGHEPGDWVFIECNPNGQWGWLPDADDITSAFADILSTSTEGGGAR; from the coding sequence ATGGCCTCCACCGTTCTGGTCGTCACCGCGCTGGAGGACGTCACCGCGGACTGGGTCATCGCCGCGCTGAACGCGCGTGAGGTGCCCGTCGTACGGGTCGACCCGGCCGACATCGGCCCCTCCCTGGCTTTCGGCGCCCGCATCGGCGCGGGGGCGCCGGCCTGGGCCGGGCGGCTGGTCACCGGCAGCCGGGAGGTGGAGCTGGGGGAGGTGGCGGCGGTGTATTACCGCCGTCCCACCCCCTACGCCGCCCGGTTCGAGCACCTGCCGGCCCAGCAGCGCGACTTCGCCGCTGCGGAGGCCCGGCACGGGCTCGGCGGGGTGCTGAACCACTTGCACGGCGCCTTCTACGTGAACCACCCCGGCACGGTCACGGCCGCCGACTTCAAGCCCGCCCAGCTCCAGACCGCCGCCCAGCTCGGCCTCACGATCCCGCCGACGCTGGTCACCAATGACGTTAAGCAGGCACGCAAGTTCGCCGCCGACCACGCACGCGTGATCTACAAGACGTTCCGGGGCCTGCCCCGCGACGAGGACGGGCACACCGGAGCGATCTGGGCCCAGCGCGTCGATGCCGACACCTTCGACGACTCGCTCGCGGTAACTGCGCACCTGTTCCAGGCGGAGATCCCCAAGACCTGCGATGTGCGCGTGACCGTGGTCGGCCGGCGGGTGTTCGCCCAGCAGATCGCCGCCCCGGACGGGGCGCTGGACTGGCGTCGCGGCGACTGGGACGCCCTGCTGCACGCCCCGATCGCCGTGCCGACGCCTATCGAGGCAGCGCTGCACAGCTACCTGTCGGCGTTCGGCCTGGTCTTCGGTTGCTTCGACTTCGCCCTGACCGGCGACGGCCACGAGCCCGGCGACTGGGTGTTCATCGAGTGCAATCCGAACGGCCAGTGGGGCTGGCTGCCCGACGCCGACGACATTACGTCGGCGTTCGCCGACATCCTGAGTACGAGCACGGAAGGAGGCGGGGCGCGATGA
- a CDS encoding putative ATP-grasp-modified RiPP, with protein MATLAPPAQVPWAMRLVTDRLPVGPPSYAAVTLDAATQTARYTDAAGRVVEMGKHGTSKTTGTASMSGGGDGQTPQPQTQDDNTTDYSSD; from the coding sequence ATGGCGACGCTTGCACCCCCAGCTCAGGTTCCGTGGGCGATGCGGCTGGTCACCGACCGGCTTCCGGTCGGCCCGCCGTCGTACGCCGCGGTGACGCTCGACGCGGCCACGCAGACCGCCCGCTACACCGACGCCGCCGGTCGGGTGGTGGAGATGGGCAAGCACGGCACTTCCAAGACCACCGGCACGGCGTCGATGTCCGGGGGCGGCGACGGGCAGACCCCGCAGCCGCAGACGCAGGACGACAACACCACCGACTACTCGTCGGACTGA
- a CDS encoding DUF6087 family protein, producing the protein MGKHSRPGPPNQPSRAIPRVDAGDPLAAYEKRRRAPMNVHRRHRPLHGGGGHLRPDEPRALEEWNGFSYEPAGTAANLREALLWVNGIDPGTEAASK; encoded by the coding sequence ATGGGCAAGCACTCCCGACCCGGACCGCCGAACCAACCGTCCCGCGCGATCCCGCGCGTCGACGCGGGCGACCCGCTGGCCGCATACGAGAAGCGGCGCCGGGCGCCCATGAACGTTCACCGTCGGCACCGCCCGCTCCATGGCGGTGGAGGACACCTCCGCCCGGACGAGCCGCGGGCTCTGGAGGAGTGGAACGGCTTCTCATACGAGCCCGCAGGCACCGCTGCGAACCTCCGGGAAGCCCTGCTATGGGTGAACGGGATCGACCCGGGTACCGAGGCCGCGAGCAAGTAA
- a CDS encoding GNAT family N-acetyltransferase, with amino-acid sequence MGEGSGVDGEVQLVRVDADVPRLVWELHTPLERVGFLDALDRGAVWVTHIGVDPRYRGRGHATRLLSALLTHAAGLPVGLAAAPFPSWRQRGLQHDALRAWYARHGFHPDPVPGDPYRMLRPAAAP; translated from the coding sequence ATGGGGGAGGGGAGCGGCGTGGATGGGGAGGTGCAACTGGTCCGTGTGGACGCGGATGTTCCGCGACTGGTCTGGGAGTTGCACACGCCCCTGGAGCGCGTCGGCTTCCTCGACGCTCTGGACCGCGGAGCGGTCTGGGTGACCCACATCGGAGTTGATCCACGCTACCGGGGCCGCGGCCACGCCACCCGTCTGCTGAGCGCACTGCTGACACACGCCGCGGGTCTGCCGGTCGGACTCGCAGCAGCACCGTTCCCCTCCTGGCGTCAGAGGGGCCTTCAGCACGATGCCCTGCGCGCCTGGTATGCACGCCACGGTTTCCACCCGGACCCCGTGCCCGGCGACCCTTACCGCATGCTTCGTCCGGCCGCAGCGCCCTGA
- the cas3 gene encoding CRISPR-associated helicase Cas3' — protein sequence MEVVVSEAWGLPDESVWGKSRGLDPGLAPYPLVRHLLDASAMALHLWDAFLSENQRLRIAEGMGFAGESERARAVVGLCAGLHDIGKVSGFQFCSRHGASGLSQGLAKDRVRLTGERFGHDVAGLQVTQEVLKALGLVAGGEVRAATRMAEVIGGHHGRFHRVEDGFSTFLGDEVWAGQRAAHAGVVHAALGRPHVPEVFSAAAAVLVCGVVILADWLVSQEDYLRGRQRALEPSLAGHFERSRQDAAGLLEGAGLARVRLGRKGFGEAYGIAGEPNPLQRSVMGELRGAVGEGLRGGILVVTAAPGDGKSETALEAERVLSEVFGTQGYAFLLPTMATSDQMHSRIAGTLSRQAGRGGGLTLVHSMAWLNSAYADEGLEAQPVLTCDGDELVRGRGRVEADMRPQRWLRGAKRPLLAQFAVGTIDQALMAVLPVRHNALRMLALSGKTFIVDEAHAYDPYMQTLLGRLLTWLGAYGVPVVLLSATLPGWVSDRLVKEYLQGCGHKMRNRKGARSAEPTLSGRTFPVPYPGWLYVDGASARSTAISEQRRDEQASARSMELAVQVEPVSREAGVRVRQRQDVIEQLLEPVGSGEGGTALVVCNTVADAQATYLRLRDRFDRRAHHEGGTVQLLHARFPADVREARTLDVTAGLGRSGPRPVRRIVVATQVVEQSLDLDADIVISDLAPMSLLLQRAGRCWRHQQHWTRNGYPDGRGRPAWADAPRLVVLDPIAGTGRVPVQWGEVYSEHLLSTTSRTLSSLTSGTIAIPGQVQELVEAVHADSAEFQWETPGSREEKAWTAHKGKETAERSMAGLRAVPRPSVVAELRNLHHLPGEEDEWELSTRLGADSARVLCMYAHPDGRITLDPEGAHPLPEVADGQGKLPTALVRAVMRRTLPVRADWLTGGDAANMAPPGAWADHPLLGDLRVLRHPLHAGIPQAVAFRDHTLRLDADLGLVRNERDTRRQGAAAGRSMR from the coding sequence GTGGAGGTAGTGGTGTCTGAGGCGTGGGGTTTGCCGGACGAGTCGGTGTGGGGTAAGTCCCGGGGGCTTGATCCGGGGTTGGCTCCCTATCCTCTGGTGCGGCATCTGTTAGACGCCTCGGCTATGGCGTTGCATCTGTGGGATGCGTTTCTGTCCGAGAATCAGCGCTTGCGGATCGCGGAGGGTATGGGGTTTGCGGGTGAGAGCGAGCGTGCGCGCGCTGTGGTGGGCCTGTGTGCAGGGTTGCATGACATCGGAAAGGTGTCAGGGTTTCAGTTCTGTTCGCGACACGGCGCCAGTGGCCTGAGTCAGGGCCTGGCCAAGGATCGGGTTCGCCTGACCGGCGAGCGGTTCGGGCATGACGTGGCGGGGCTGCAGGTGACGCAGGAGGTGCTCAAGGCGCTGGGTCTGGTCGCGGGTGGGGAGGTGCGGGCGGCGACGCGGATGGCGGAGGTGATCGGTGGTCATCACGGCCGCTTCCACCGCGTGGAGGATGGTTTCTCGACCTTCCTGGGTGACGAGGTGTGGGCGGGGCAGCGGGCTGCGCATGCCGGCGTGGTGCATGCGGCGCTGGGCCGGCCTCATGTGCCGGAGGTGTTCAGCGCTGCGGCGGCAGTGCTGGTGTGCGGGGTGGTGATTCTGGCGGACTGGCTGGTGAGCCAGGAGGACTATCTGCGCGGGCGGCAGCGGGCGCTGGAGCCGTCGTTGGCGGGGCACTTCGAGCGGTCACGGCAGGATGCTGCGGGGCTGTTGGAGGGTGCGGGTCTGGCGCGGGTGCGGCTGGGGCGCAAGGGGTTCGGCGAGGCTTACGGGATTGCTGGTGAGCCGAATCCGTTGCAGCGGTCTGTGATGGGCGAGCTGCGGGGTGCGGTCGGTGAGGGGCTGCGGGGCGGAATCCTGGTGGTGACGGCGGCGCCGGGGGACGGGAAGAGCGAGACGGCTCTGGAGGCGGAGCGTGTCCTGTCCGAGGTGTTCGGTACTCAGGGGTACGCGTTTTTGCTGCCGACGATGGCGACCAGCGACCAGATGCACAGTCGGATCGCAGGGACGCTGTCGCGTCAGGCCGGTCGGGGCGGGGGCTTGACTCTGGTCCACAGCATGGCGTGGTTGAACAGCGCCTATGCCGACGAGGGCCTGGAGGCGCAGCCGGTGCTGACGTGTGACGGTGACGAGCTGGTGCGAGGTCGTGGTCGGGTGGAGGCGGATATGCGGCCGCAGCGGTGGTTGCGAGGCGCGAAGCGGCCGCTGCTGGCGCAGTTCGCGGTCGGCACGATCGACCAGGCGCTGATGGCCGTGCTGCCGGTGCGGCACAATGCGCTGCGCATGCTGGCCCTGTCGGGCAAGACGTTCATCGTCGATGAGGCTCATGCCTACGACCCGTACATGCAGACGCTGTTGGGGCGGCTGCTGACTTGGCTCGGCGCGTACGGGGTGCCGGTTGTGTTGTTGTCGGCAACGCTGCCCGGGTGGGTGAGCGACCGGCTGGTCAAGGAGTATCTGCAGGGTTGCGGGCACAAGATGCGCAACCGGAAGGGTGCCAGGAGCGCAGAGCCGACGCTGTCCGGGCGGACCTTCCCTGTTCCCTATCCGGGGTGGCTGTACGTCGACGGCGCCAGCGCCCGGTCCACTGCGATCTCCGAGCAGCGGCGGGACGAGCAGGCGTCCGCGCGGAGCATGGAGCTCGCTGTCCAGGTCGAACCGGTGTCCCGGGAGGCAGGCGTGAGGGTCCGACAGCGGCAGGATGTCATCGAGCAGCTGCTGGAGCCGGTGGGCAGCGGTGAGGGCGGCACCGCGCTGGTGGTGTGCAACACCGTGGCTGACGCGCAGGCCACGTACCTGCGGCTGCGCGACCGGTTCGATCGGCGCGCCCATCACGAGGGCGGGACTGTGCAGTTGCTGCATGCCCGCTTCCCCGCGGATGTTCGCGAAGCTCGCACCCTTGATGTGACTGCAGGTCTCGGCCGTAGTGGACCGCGTCCGGTGCGGCGGATTGTCGTAGCGACCCAGGTGGTCGAGCAGTCTCTCGACCTCGACGCCGATATCGTGATCAGCGACCTGGCCCCTATGTCGCTGCTGCTGCAGCGGGCCGGCCGCTGCTGGCGGCATCAACAGCACTGGACCCGCAACGGCTACCCGGACGGCCGGGGCCGGCCCGCTTGGGCGGACGCGCCGCGTCTGGTCGTCCTCGACCCCATCGCCGGCACTGGGCGGGTGCCCGTCCAGTGGGGAGAGGTGTATTCCGAGCACCTCCTTTCCACTACCTCCCGTACGTTGAGCAGCCTCACGAGCGGCACTATCGCCATCCCCGGGCAGGTGCAGGAACTCGTCGAGGCGGTGCACGCCGACAGTGCAGAGTTCCAATGGGAAACACCCGGCAGCCGCGAGGAGAAAGCCTGGACCGCGCACAAGGGCAAGGAGACGGCCGAGCGCAGCATGGCTGGCCTGCGGGCCGTGCCGCGGCCCAGTGTCGTCGCGGAACTTCGCAACCTGCACCACTTGCCCGGTGAGGAGGACGAATGGGAACTGTCCACCCGTCTCGGCGCCGACTCTGCGCGTGTGCTGTGCATGTACGCCCACCCAGACGGCCGCATCACGCTCGACCCGGAGGGTGCACACCCGTTGCCCGAGGTCGCAGACGGGCAGGGGAAGCTGCCCACCGCCCTTGTACGGGCGGTCATGCGCCGTACCCTCCCCGTCCGGGCAGACTGGCTTACCGGAGGAGACGCCGCAAACATGGCGCCGCCCGGAGCCTGGGCAGACCACCCCCTCCTCGGCGACCTCCGAGTCCTTCGCCACCCCCTCCACGCCGGCATCCCGCAAGCCGTCGCGTTCCGCGACCACACCCTCCGACTCGACGCAGACCTGGGCCTGGTTCGCAACGAGCGTGACACGCGACGTCAGGGCGCTGCGGCCGGACGAAGCATGCGGTAA
- a CDS encoding helix-turn-helix domain-containing protein — protein sequence MWLLVPRVILPDPDLLRPRRRIARQILGRARGGPVDAAGGRRADRSSYQDIEYGNVAPMLDSLLRIADAIGVPLSELVRE from the coding sequence ATGTGGCTCCTTGTGCCACGCGTCATCCTGCCCGATCCCGACCTGCTGCGCCCCCGCCGTCGGATCGCCCGGCAGATCCTTGGCCGCGCGCGAGGAGGCCCGGTTGACGCAGCAGGCGGTCGCCGAGCGGACCGGTCGTCGTACCAGGACATCGAGTACGGCAACGTGGCGCCGATGCTCGACTCGTTGCTGCGGATCGCGGACGCGATCGGCGTCCCACTTTCTGAACTGGTGAGGGAGTGA
- the casA gene encoding type I-E CRISPR-associated protein Cse1/CasA: MGGGFDLRLEPWIPVRLGTGETVRLGLRALFTRAHEIEDLQVPVPPAASGLMRILASLTGRMAADGDEFLDDAGIGENIDEWHDLRDRILKAGRFDPEAVNAYFAREDLEGRFDLFHPERPFLQDPRLRTECVDAKGAPNASGVNKLVMGRPTGINGAVLFGHFTDTAPVPVPAAEAAWHLIAQLYYGPSGQCTPRRITGERTGSTDAAPLRKSVSYFPWGPDLFTTLVLAVPSPQTEADWETDDACPWEAETLIDPLGPVPAVTWPGGMLTGRSRHAALLVPSPDGRTVCDAYLTWATHEKPQQVRDPYQVLDPRRDGEFQPREADGARALWRDLDSLLLKDSRDSSRRPPALEHLPRWLLPQLRVRAYGFDQDGQQKDSVWYQATTPPVLRWQEENDTAMAHHIKRCHALAEQTGDRLDYAARIAWKVATDANTDLSPTAKVKIDARKPGPWAAAAMTRYWPAAETAFWQLTRTGQATEQVARPFVDAALAALDDALGQVNRADIRVARARQRARGLLLALLRPAPANA; the protein is encoded by the coding sequence GTGGGCGGGGGCTTTGATCTGCGGCTTGAGCCGTGGATCCCGGTGCGGTTAGGGACCGGGGAGACGGTGCGGCTGGGGTTACGTGCACTGTTCACGCGAGCGCATGAGATCGAGGACCTTCAGGTGCCGGTGCCGCCGGCCGCATCTGGTCTGATGAGGATCCTCGCGTCGCTTACGGGGCGGATGGCAGCGGACGGCGACGAGTTTCTGGATGACGCGGGCATCGGCGAGAACATCGACGAGTGGCACGACTTGCGGGACAGGATCCTGAAGGCGGGCCGGTTCGACCCGGAAGCGGTGAACGCCTATTTCGCCCGGGAGGATCTGGAGGGCCGATTCGACCTCTTCCATCCCGAACGGCCGTTCCTGCAGGACCCGCGGCTGCGCACCGAGTGTGTGGACGCGAAGGGTGCACCGAATGCGTCCGGTGTGAACAAGCTGGTGATGGGTCGGCCGACAGGTATCAACGGCGCTGTTCTGTTCGGGCACTTCACGGACACCGCTCCGGTACCGGTGCCGGCGGCAGAGGCTGCGTGGCATCTGATCGCACAGCTGTATTACGGCCCGTCGGGTCAGTGCACGCCCCGCAGGATCACCGGCGAGCGGACGGGCAGCACGGATGCGGCCCCGTTGCGCAAGTCGGTCTCCTACTTTCCCTGGGGCCCTGACCTGTTTACCACGCTCGTACTGGCGGTGCCGAGCCCGCAGACGGAAGCCGACTGGGAGACAGACGATGCCTGCCCGTGGGAAGCCGAAACCCTGATAGATCCGTTGGGGCCGGTGCCGGCGGTGACGTGGCCCGGCGGGATGCTGACCGGACGGTCCCGGCACGCAGCACTGCTCGTTCCCTCCCCGGACGGCCGCACCGTGTGCGACGCCTATCTGACGTGGGCGACCCACGAGAAGCCTCAGCAGGTCCGCGACCCCTACCAGGTTCTTGACCCGCGCCGCGACGGCGAGTTCCAGCCGAGGGAGGCGGACGGGGCGCGGGCGCTGTGGCGAGACCTCGACTCGCTGCTGCTGAAGGACAGCCGTGACAGCAGTCGGCGTCCGCCCGCTCTGGAGCATCTGCCGCGGTGGCTCCTGCCCCAGCTGCGGGTGCGTGCCTACGGCTTCGACCAGGACGGACAGCAAAAGGACAGCGTCTGGTACCAGGCGACGACTCCGCCCGTGCTGCGATGGCAGGAAGAGAACGACACCGCCATGGCGCACCACATCAAGCGCTGCCACGCCCTGGCCGAACAGACCGGCGACCGGCTCGACTACGCCGCGCGGATCGCGTGGAAGGTCGCCACCGACGCGAATACGGACCTGTCGCCGACAGCGAAGGTCAAAATCGATGCGCGCAAGCCCGGGCCCTGGGCGGCCGCCGCGATGACCCGGTACTGGCCGGCAGCGGAGACCGCGTTCTGGCAGCTCACCAGGACCGGCCAGGCCACCGAACAGGTCGCCCGCCCGTTCGTGGACGCCGCTCTGGCCGCACTCGACGACGCTCTGGGCCAGGTCAACCGGGCGGACATCCGCGTCGCCCGCGCCCGCCAGCGCGCCCGCGGCCTGCTGCTGGCGCTGTTGCGCCCGGCGCCGGCCAACGCCTGA
- the casB gene encoding type I-E CRISPR-associated protein Cse2/CasB, which produces MHHLCQSNEARAALRRGLGLPVERCNTMHRYLVPWLRDHDDPYHADVRRAYYAVASLIAARPRAARDTVPAHAGISWFQRPSLGASLGRGVAAGVMKGNSAESSLHLMTRQSTDAIHPSLPALIRQLQGGGITVDWAVLLEHLAWFNRKRDRIATRWLEDYFRTSTRTTDYGTGIPAGADPAHANLAEENDR; this is translated from the coding sequence GTGCACCATCTGTGCCAGTCGAACGAGGCCCGCGCCGCGCTGCGCCGGGGTCTGGGACTGCCGGTGGAGCGGTGCAACACCATGCACCGCTACCTGGTGCCCTGGCTGCGTGACCACGACGACCCGTACCACGCCGATGTCCGCCGGGCGTACTACGCGGTCGCGTCGCTGATTGCCGCGCGTCCCCGTGCGGCCCGGGACACGGTACCGGCCCATGCCGGGATCTCCTGGTTTCAGCGGCCGAGCCTCGGAGCCAGCCTCGGCCGGGGTGTTGCGGCTGGCGTGATGAAGGGCAACTCCGCCGAGAGCAGCCTGCACCTGATGACCCGGCAGAGCACTGATGCGATCCACCCGTCCTTGCCCGCCCTGATCCGGCAGCTCCAGGGCGGCGGGATCACGGTCGACTGGGCCGTCCTGCTGGAGCACCTTGCCTGGTTCAACCGCAAGCGTGACCGCATCGCCACCCGCTGGCTCGAGGACTACTTCCGCACCTCCACCCGCACCACCGATTACGGCACCGGCATCCCCGCCGGTGCCGACCCTGCCCATGCCAACCTTGCCGAGGAGAACGACCGATGA
- the cas7e gene encoding type I-E CRISPR-associated protein Cas7/Cse4/CasC, producing MTVYLDLSALQSVPAANLNRDDLGSPKQVRYGNASRIRVSSQSWKRAIRHGVEQDLGEKAARTRQVPVKVRQALQKAGWPEELAAFAGAQVAASAGRKGIGTEAAGHTSVLLFLPEAAIDELAAVCTEHRPALEAAVGKKKPGQVLPTQAIEAILKRRTASISLLGRMLAELPDANVDGAAQVAHAFTTHAAEPQRDYFTAVDDWLGEADTGSGHLDTAEFSAGVFYRYATVNVADLLKNLEGDTKAARTVLGSFAEHFLLSLPQAKKNSTAPHTVPDLAYLAVREHRPLSLAAAFETPVTADQQGGFSHPSRTALDSYAVNLNRLTGQRNRRFHGHTVIDPEAKHAGLGIAHDSFDQLIDAAITTALPTAENEQ from the coding sequence ATGACTGTCTACCTGGACCTGAGCGCCCTGCAGTCGGTGCCCGCCGCGAATCTGAACCGTGACGACCTCGGCTCTCCGAAGCAGGTCCGCTACGGCAACGCCTCCCGGATCCGGGTCTCCAGCCAGTCCTGGAAGCGGGCGATCCGCCATGGCGTCGAGCAGGACCTCGGGGAGAAGGCCGCCCGCACCCGCCAGGTCCCGGTGAAGGTGCGCCAGGCCCTCCAGAAGGCGGGCTGGCCCGAGGAACTGGCCGCCTTCGCGGGCGCGCAGGTCGCCGCCAGCGCCGGGAGGAAGGGTATCGGCACCGAAGCTGCCGGCCACACCTCGGTCCTGCTGTTCCTCCCGGAGGCAGCGATCGACGAACTCGCCGCCGTCTGCACCGAGCACCGCCCCGCCCTCGAAGCCGCCGTGGGCAAGAAGAAGCCCGGCCAGGTCCTGCCCACCCAGGCCATCGAAGCGATCCTCAAGCGGCGCACCGCCTCCATCAGCCTGCTGGGCCGCATGCTCGCCGAACTCCCGGACGCCAACGTCGACGGCGCCGCCCAGGTCGCCCACGCCTTCACTACCCACGCCGCCGAACCGCAGCGCGACTACTTCACCGCAGTCGACGACTGGCTCGGCGAAGCCGACACCGGCAGCGGCCACCTCGACACCGCCGAGTTCAGCGCCGGCGTCTTCTACCGCTACGCGACCGTCAACGTCGCCGATCTGCTGAAGAACCTCGAAGGCGACACCAAGGCCGCCCGCACCGTCCTCGGGTCCTTCGCCGAACACTTCCTCCTGTCCCTCCCGCAGGCCAAGAAGAACAGCACCGCCCCGCACACCGTCCCCGACCTCGCCTACCTCGCCGTGCGCGAACACCGCCCCCTCTCTCTGGCCGCCGCTTTCGAAACCCCCGTCACCGCCGACCAGCAGGGCGGCTTCTCCCACCCCTCCCGCACCGCCCTCGACTCCTACGCCGTCAACCTCAACCGCCTCACCGGCCAGCGCAACCGCCGCTTCCACGGCCACACCGTGATCGACCCCGAAGCCAAGCACGCCGGACTCGGCATCGCGCACGACTCCTTCGACCAGCTCATCGACGCCGCCATCACCACCGCCCTGCCCACCGCGGAGAACGAGCAGTGA
- the cas5e gene encoding type I-E CRISPR-associated protein Cas5/CasD → MSGFLLRLAGPLQSWGERSAFAPVRDTAPFPTRSALIGMFAAAEGIGRHDGGLDRYQDLHLTVRVDRPGVRLIDYHTAGGGFPKERTPATSAGSNKGAAVITRRHYLSDAVFVVAVTTPDPILEPLTTALCRPHWAPYLGRRSCVPDEPFLLRRHVDNPEEELRTRVPLSRPAPRDQHGRTKEHATIQVEFLREQQTSTHPAPHRDHAREPLTTNTPGSTGPGSPGGAHNIADIIQVNDVPISFAPHQRAHTSRHIHRTLEPLPSHLAGPQHTLIQRLIDYAHLEDSA, encoded by the coding sequence GTGAGCGGCTTCCTGCTGCGCCTGGCCGGACCCCTGCAGTCCTGGGGAGAACGCTCCGCGTTCGCCCCCGTCCGCGACACCGCCCCCTTCCCGACCCGCTCCGCCCTCATCGGCATGTTCGCCGCCGCCGAAGGCATCGGCCGCCACGACGGCGGCCTCGACCGCTACCAGGACCTCCACCTCACCGTCCGCGTCGACCGCCCCGGCGTCCGGCTCATCGACTACCACACCGCCGGCGGCGGCTTCCCCAAAGAACGCACCCCCGCCACCAGCGCCGGCAGCAACAAGGGCGCAGCCGTCATCACCCGCCGCCACTACCTGTCCGACGCCGTGTTCGTCGTCGCCGTCACCACACCCGACCCAATCCTCGAACCCCTCACCACCGCCCTATGCCGCCCCCACTGGGCCCCCTACCTCGGCCGCCGCTCCTGCGTACCCGACGAGCCATTCCTCCTGCGCCGCCACGTCGACAACCCCGAAGAAGAACTCCGCACCCGCGTGCCCCTCAGCCGCCCCGCACCACGGGACCAGCACGGCCGCACAAAAGAACACGCCACAATTCAAGTCGAGTTCCTCCGAGAACAGCAGACTTCGACCCACCCGGCACCCCACCGCGACCATGCGAGAGAGCCCCTCACCACCAACACACCCGGCAGCACCGGCCCCGGCAGCCCAGGAGGCGCCCACAACATCGCCGACATCATCCAAGTCAACGACGTCCCCATCAGCTTCGCCCCACACCAGCGCGCCCACACCTCACGCCACATCCACCGCACCCTCGAACCGCTGCCCAGCCACCTCGCCGGCCCCCAACACACCCTCATACAGCGCCTGATCGACTACGCCCACCTCGAGGACAGCGCATGA
- the cas6e gene encoding type I-E CRISPR-associated protein Cas6/Cse3/CasE has protein sequence MNDHPVLARIHLNPHSRDVQRDLQDATQMHRTVMRMVPDHLGDSPRLQAGLLYRLDETDTASTLLVQATQLNPQRLPTGYGTADLKSLGPMFTALRTGLAVRYRIVVNPAKRERLPTQHKGQRGRIVPLTGPDADQWWHRRSTEAGITLHTLTPTSTEPVRPRTPSTSRMRHSLLRYDGTATVTDPDALRNAILHGIGRAKPYGAGLLSLAPATTA, from the coding sequence ATGAACGACCACCCGGTACTCGCACGCATCCACCTCAACCCCCACAGCCGCGACGTACAACGAGACCTCCAAGACGCCACCCAGATGCACCGCACCGTCATGCGGATGGTCCCCGACCACCTCGGCGACTCCCCCCGCCTCCAAGCCGGCCTGCTCTACCGCCTCGACGAAACCGACACCGCCAGCACCCTCCTCGTCCAAGCCACCCAACTCAACCCACAGCGCCTGCCCACCGGCTACGGCACCGCAGACCTCAAAAGCCTCGGCCCGATGTTCACCGCACTCCGCACAGGACTCGCCGTCCGCTACCGCATCGTCGTCAACCCCGCCAAACGCGAACGGCTCCCTACCCAGCACAAAGGCCAACGCGGACGCATCGTGCCCCTGACCGGCCCCGACGCCGACCAATGGTGGCACCGCCGCTCCACCGAAGCAGGCATCACCCTCCACACCCTCACCCCCACCAGCACCGAACCCGTCCGCCCCCGCACCCCCAGCACATCCCGCATGCGGCACAGCCTCCTGCGCTACGACGGCACCGCCACCGTCACCGACCCCGACGCACTACGCAACGCCATCCTGCACGGCATCGGCCGCGCCAAGCCCTACGGCGCCGGCCTCCTCAGCCTCGCCCCGGCCACCACCGCATGA